In Thermodesulfobacteriota bacterium, the genomic stretch CTCCTCCTTGAGTTTCTGCATTGTCGAAATAAACCTCTCCAGGTCTTCCTTGGTAGTGAATTCTTCCCTCCTCGGCCCTATCTCATTGATCTTTCCCTTGAGCCCTCGAAGGGTTTCCAAGATTTCTCCTAAACTTGCACCGACCTTGCTAACTGTACCGCCGCTTTGCTGGTCGTTCTTCATTAGCTTTAGAGCACTCAAAATCTCCTTAACTTCGAACCGGGTTTCATCCATCAACCTAACTTGACTGTCTTTCTCGTCGAGTCTTTTTTTGAGACCCTCATTCTCCTTGATTAAATCCTCGAGCTCTGCAGCCACAATTTCCAGAAAAGCCCTTACCTCTTCTTTGTTGAAACCCATCGGTCTATTGCTGAAGTTTTGATTGATTACGTCGTCCGGGGTTAGCTTCATGCCCTTTCTACCTCCATCCTTAATTTATCCTCGTCTTGAAATCTTGAAAAAAGACTCTGGAAAACACCACACCTCCTGTCCGAAATTACTAAGGGACGAATTATTAACTTTTATATTTAAATCCCCTGGTCAGGAGAAAAAAGATGAATCACTCTTTCTTTTCCCCACTTTTCCTTTTAAGAAGAGTTTTTTATTTCTCCTCTGCCTGCTGGCACTGTGTTTATCGCCCTGGTCATCGCTATAATAGTAATAATAGCTATATCCGTATTTGTTTCTTCCCGTTTCAAGCCTGTTTACGATAGTCCCAATTATTCTCCCTCCCACCCTCAGAATTTCCTCAATACAACTGCGAAGGGGCTGTCTCTGGGTAATTCCCACACTGGTCACAATTAAGACCCCGTCCACCGACCGGGAAAGAAGACGGGAGTCGGCAAAGCCGGTAATCGGGGGAGCATCTATAATCACCTGGTCGTATTCCTGGAGAAGACAGTCGATTAGCTCCTTCATCCTTCTCGAGCCCAGAAGCTCGGCGGGGTTGGGTGGTATTGGACCGGAGGGGATTAAATCGAGACCCTCCACATTCGCCTTACTGATCACCCCGGAAAGTTCCATCTTCCCCACTAAATAGGTGCTCAAACCAAATGCGTTTCCATTGCTCAAGAATAGCTTATGCAGTCTAGGCTTTCTCAAATCCCCGTCCACTAGGACCACTTTAAGACCGGATTGCACCATGGAAAGCGCCAGATTGGATGCGGATGTAGTTTTACCCTCTAGGGGTTGCGTACTGGTTACCAAGAGCGACCGGGGAGCATGGTCCGGTGAAGAATATAATATAGAAGTCCGGATAACCCGGAAGGCCTCTGACACTATGGACATGGGATTTAGATAAACCGTCTTCTCCGTATCTTGCAGGGCATTTTCGTCGCTCACTAGCGGAACGGCTCCCAGGAAGGGAATAGAGTATCGTCTTTTAACCTCTTCTTCGTCCTTTATGGTGTTATCAAAATGCTCAACAATAAAAGCCAGAAAGACACCCCCTAGAAGTCCAATCAATGTGGTAATAAGCAGGTTAAACAGTATATTCGGCTTATAGGCAACGAGGGGGGTTGATGCATAATCAACTACTTGAATATTAGTCGACTTGATTCCCGAAGTCACCTCAGTCTCCTTAAGCCGCTGGAGGAGGTTCTCATATATGGATTTATTCGTGCTTACCTCCCTCTCCAGAATCCGGTATTGGACTGCCTTTTCATTCAGATTGCTAACCAGTTTTTTCTGTTCCTCGACCCTTTGTTTGATTATCTTTTCCCTCTCCAGCGCAGCCTGATAGTCCTTTTTTATACTTTCAGCTATCCCGCTTACGCGCATCTCTATGGCGTTTTCCAGTTTTTTGCTCTGCGCGGCCAGTTGCTTGAGGTCGGGGTAATTAGGTCCGTAGATGATTGCCTTGTTTTCGTACTCCGCACTGAGTTCCGCATACTGCTTGGATAGGCTGCGAAACAACTCATCTCCCACCACCTGTGGCAGAAACTCGTAATTCCCGGACCGGACCTCATTGTAGAAAGCCTCCTTGGAGAATCTTTCGGCTTCAGCCTGTGAAAGAGCCTCGCTAAGGTCGACAAGCTGCTGATATGTGGGACTCAGCTTTTCATTGTTTTCTAGGGAGAAAATATCTACTCCTTTTGCAAACTGGCCAAGCTCTTCTTCTGCCCTTTCTAGCTTTATCTTTATCTGTTGAAGCTGTTTGTCCAAGAAATCCCTGGCCGCCTTCGTCATTCCCACCTTTCTTTCCACAACCCATTCTATATACTTGTCCACGAGGGTATTTACCGCTCGTGCCGTAAGTTCCGGGTCCGAGCTCTCGAAGTTAATCTGAACCAACCTTGACCTTTTATCCGGTTCTACCTTGAGCCTGGATAAAAAAGCATCGATTAATTCCTCCTCCCTGGCCATTCGCCTTTTAACCGGGTCGGTTTCCTCTTTCCTTCTAGAAAGGAAACGAGAAACAGCTGAAGCGGCCCTAGCCGCTTTATCCTTCAGAAAATGGAAAAAGCCTTGCCCTTTGCCGGAGAAATCGGGGTGTGAACCAAGCTGGATAAAATTTATTACATCCCTGGCCAGGGACCTGCTGGTGATGAGCTTATACTGCGTCTCATAAAATTCATTTTGCCTAGACTCGACCTCGACTACCTCTTCAAAGGTGGTTATCTTGGGATTCTCCGGTGATATCTCGATAGTGGCTTCTGCTTTATACACCGGGTCCATCACCAGGGATGCGATAGCCACGGTCACGATAGAAATTGCCAGGCAGGATATGACAATCCACTTTCTCCTGAGGAGAACATCCAGGTAATCCTTCAACCGTATATCATCCTCAATATAGCTTTCGTATTCTCTTCGAACCTCGGTGGATAGGAGAAAATCTTCCCTTTCCTTTATTTCCCTGCCCCTATACTCCATTAACTCTCTTTTATTCGCCTCTTCCAATCAAGTATCTCCCAAAAAAAATTCTTTAATTCCCACCGTAGTAGTATCGCTCTGGAGGGTCATAGCCCACTCCGACGAGGCCGAGCAAGAAATTGAGGCGAAGTCCGTAAAGAATCCGCTTTGCGGAGCTCGCACCGACCACCACGGCGTCTCTATCCCTTATTATAGGGTCCTCAGCTTCCCCCTCTTGAATCTGTTTTAGATCCAACTGCATGATCTCCCTAGCTCCGTTGCCCAGGTAGCGAATCAGTTTAATATCACTGGTGCTGGCATAGGTGGTCGGCCCTCCAGCTAAAGCAATACTCTGGCTCACCGTAGTCGAGCCCTCCTCTATTGGAAAAGAGCCGGGGTGTCTTACTGCTCCCTCGACAAAAACGGTCCCGGCCTCCGGAACATAGATGATATCACCAGGTTTAAGCGCTAAATTTATCCCGTCACTACCTTTAAGGAGCAGTTCCTCCAGGTCCACCATATATGCCTGCCTTCCGGTCTCCTCAGTCCTGGTAACATAAACCGTCCTCCCAGCCTTATCCCCTAATCCCCTGGCGGCGGCGAGAGCATCCAGAATTGTCTGCCTTCCCAATAGTTCGTAGCTTCCAGGTTCATTCACATAGCCAATCACAGAGATAAGCTTGCTTTTATGCTCCTTGATAAAAACGCTGACATGCGGGTCGTTGATGTACCGACCCTGTTTTAAAAGACCCTCTATCTTTTCCTCTACTTCCCTAGCCGTAAGGTCCACTACATCGATGTTGCCCAGAAGGGGAAGAGTTACCTGTCCCCTCGAGCTTACCCGGACCGTGCTTGTCAGCTTTTCAGACTCAAATACCTTAATTTCGAGTAAGTCTGCAGGACCGATAAGGTAATCGGCAGGGGATACGGGGGCAGGCGCTCCCTGTAAAATCAGCTTGGAATTAAGCTCTTTTATCTCCTGGGCTGATTCAATACCAGCCTGCTTGGGTAAAGAACCCGGAAGATCCTTTCCTCCAACACAACTTATTAAGAGAAAGGGCATGAATAGCAAGTATCTCGATAGACTTATGAATTTTTCACTACTGATCATACTCCAGATCACAAATAGACCCCTCTCATTCACGTTCCATGCTCAGGTAACACTTAATAATTGTGTGGATTTGTTGCTATTGGACAGGGCTTACCTCCCCATCGCCGTTGCTATCACCGACCGCGCTAAGGATTGCGGCGGTACCAAATAGTCCAAGAGCAGAAGCCGCGCCCACCAGCCTCCCCACACCCGAGGTGTCGTTAAAGTTATGTACGAGTAATTTGCAATCTTTGACACCCACGATTTCCACCGCATCATCCTCGGCCAGCTTACCTGCCTCGATAATCTCCAGTTCATCGTTCACCAGAACAGCGTCTCGAACCTTCCCCCCTACCAGTACCTCGACTTCAGGACCCGACCCTTTCTTATCCACGATCCCGTTCTCTCCCACTAATTTGTTCAACTCGTCCAGTTCCACACATGTTTCCGTCGTTGGTAGAATCTGAGCCAACTCCTTTTTCTGACCTAAAAATATATTTTCTCCCGCCTTTACCTCGCTCGGTCCATCAGCGTCGAGCGTCTCTAACACACCTTTACTAACTTGTACTATAGTACCGCCGTTACGTACCACGATCCTGCCTTCTCTGGCAGTACTGGCAGTCTGGACCGTTTCCGGGGTATTAATCTCTCCTTGCGGGGTCCTGAAAGAAACTCTTCCTTTTTGCGGATGGAGCCGGAAATCGATCGACCCCTTGTCCACTTTGAACGTAACTTTATCTCCTTCATCAACCGCTTCAAACACGGTTCCCCCACTAGCCACCAGCGTGCCTCCATCTATCCTTATAAGAGATGGATATTCATAAGTCATTTTATTCCCCGAAACTAGAGGATAGATATTAGAACCAGATGAGGATGACTTAACCGAGACTTTACCCAAGATACTACCCGCACCAGCAAGCTGAAGGTTCAACAAAAGGACCGATAAAAGTGAGGCAAGGATATACATATTCATCACTGCATCCTCCTTTTTTGATTATATATTTGACCGAACAAAATCCTAACCCATCTTCCGATAAATACAGACCACCAATGACGGGCCAACTTGAACAATATGGCTTATGCATAGCTCCCCTCTAAATTTGGGCCAGCTTGAATGCCGGTTTATTACTTAATATCAAATCCCGAGAACTTAATCAATACTGATATAGTAGTAGTACAGTAGTACTTTTATACTAGTACTAAAGTACTATTCGCTATGATCCCGCCCACTTGTAGGGTTATGGTATAATGAAATCCCGCTCAGAAATCATGGTCTTCAAGATAATCGATAAACTAATATACTTTTTCGCATTAAGCCTGCTTATTTTTTCGCCCTTTCCGATTGGAAGTGTAGAACCGTGGGCCATATTCGTCCTACAAACACAGGCTTTTCTGCTCTTTTTAGCGTGGTTATTGTACTCTTTTCAAGACAGTAGCCAATACAATATTAGCATCAAGAATCTCCTGCCACTATTGCTATTTCTGGCTCTATGTCTCCTGCAAATAGTCCCGCTTCCAGAGTCCATTCTGGGCGTTTTATCCGACAAGAGCTTGGGAATTTGGAGAGAAAGCAATTCCCTCCTGGCTAGCCTGGGATTCTCCAGCCTAAAAAATACGGTTACGATCAGCCTTTATCCGAATGCCACCTGGAGAGAAACCCTCCTTCTGCTCTCATACATAGCTTTTGGCTTCGTCATATCAAAGAAATTTACGACGGAGAATAAGATAAGGACCTTGCTCTACCCCTTGCTGGCCGTATCAATTTTCCAGGCAGCTTATGGCATATATCAATACCTATTAGACATTCGTAATTCTGCCTATCCGGACCTAATCTCTGCCACCGGAAGCTTTGTCAATCGAAATCATTTCGCCGGGTACCTGGAGATGTCTATCCCCATTGCTCTGGGCTATGCCCTTTCCCTAGGCGCATGGCAGGACAGTAAAAGAAGGTCTCTATTCAGAACCTGGATTTCATCGGATCACCTTTATAAACAAGCCTTGCTGCTTTTCCTAGTTGGAATAATGCTCCTGGCATTGATCCTGTCGAAGTCAAGAATGGGTATTATTAGTGCCATGCTATCGCTAGCTTTTTTCTTTGTAACCTATTACGGCCTGAAAAGAGACAAGATAAAAATAGGCTGGATGCTCGTCTTCGTGGTAGCAGTCGCCCTTTTATACGGGCTTTGGATAGGACTCTATCCAGTATTCGAAAGGTTCTTGCAAATCGAGGGCGACGCACCCGGGAGAATACTGGTATGGAAAGACTCTCTCAATGCCGTAAAGGACTTCCCCCTATTTGGTACCGGGTTTGGGACCTTCAGCTATGTTTATCCACTCTACAAAAACTCTATGGAACAGGCTTTCGTTTATTCCTATGCGCACAACGATTATCTTCAGCTCATGGTCGAGACCGGATTGATAGGTTTTGCCCTGCTTCTTACCGCGCTTCTGCTTCTGATATTCAACTCACTAAGGTCCCTGAAAGGGTTTTCTGAGCAGGGAGATTATTCCAGATTCTTTTTAGGCCTGGGCGCGCTAACCGGTATTATTTCCATACTTATCCACAGCCTGGCCGATTTTAATCTTCATATTCCGGCGAATGCACTATACTTCGCCTTCCTTATCGGCCTTCTAGCCGCCGTTTGCGATAGGAACCCTAGCGTCGAGGTTATCGAAAGGGTTAGGGTCAAGAGGAAAAGAAGAAGGAGAATCGATTATTACGGCGGTGAATTAAATACTTCGACTTGACTTTCGAGAAAAATCACCGGTTGAGCAGTGCTAGGTCAGGGATTTTATTTGACAGCGGATAATCGAACAGAAAAATTAATCCTTGTCCAATATACAAGACGGAGGGTTATCAATTGGAAAGAACGCTCTCTATAGTAAAACCAGACGGGGTCAGTAAAAATCTGGTTGGTGAAGTAATAAGGAGGTTCGAGAACGGGGGGCTTAGAGTAATTGCCCTTAAAATGGTAAATCTCACCAAGGCAGAAGCGGAGGGGTTCTACGCCGTTCACCGGGAAAGACCCTTCTTCCATAGTCTAACCGAGTTCATGTCCTCGGGGCCTTGTGTAGTAATGGTGCTTGAGGGGAAAAACGCCATATCCCGGGTACGGGAGACCATGGGTGCTACCGACCCGGAAAAGGCAGCCGCAGGTACTATCAGGAGAGACTTTGCCTCAAACATAGAGAGAAATATAGTCCACGGCTCGGATTCTCCCGAATCTGCTTCATTCGAGATATGTTACTTCTTCAATTGCTTGGAGATATGTGAACGCTAGTCTTGATTCGTCGAGCTAAAAGAATGTTTAACTGCGGTTTAAAGTCAGAGCATCTACGTTTCTATAAAAATGCGATTAAAGATACTTTTAATTACTACACTGGCCCTGATGGTGCTAGGGGTTGTAAATTTTCGAGGCACTATCTTAGAGTCGGTTGGCCAGTACCTTATAACCGAAGACCCTCTGGAAAAAGCCGATGCCATTATCCTCTTGGGTGGTTCGGTCCCGGACAGAACCTTGGAAGCGATAGACATATACAAGGGGGGCTATGCCCCTTTAATAGTATTCACCATGGGCCCTAAACCGGAGGGTTATGATGAGCTTACCAAGCGTGGGATCAAACTCGCCGAGGGACACGACTTTAGTAAATTGATAGCACTTAAATTGGGGGTACCCGAGTCCGATTTAGTGATTATCGAGAAGAGAGCAGATAGCACCTACAGCGAACTAGAAATCATTTACGACGATTTCCTGAAGAAGAAAGGCATAAAATCCGTAATCCTGGTAACTTCCAAACCCCATTCAACCAGGGCTAGCATAATTTTTAATCATGTAACCCGTGGAGAGGTCAAATTAATCACCCGACCCTCAAAATATGACCGCTATGACCCCAAAAAGTGGTGGGCAGAGAGAGATTACAGGAGGCAAACCGTCTTCGAATATCAAAAGCTTCTTCATCACTACCTTTTTGACCTAGGAACCGAATCAAACCGAACCTCATCACCCTAATGGAAGGCCGTTCGTAGTCTTGATCGTGGTTTGGAATATTCTTCCAAACTCTTCGGCGAAGATGGGCACTACCTCTTTGACCGAGATCCCTTTTCCCAACGCTTTTTCCATCGAGGTCACGCCCATATCCCGAATACCGCAAGGAACTATGATGGAGAAATAGCTGAGGTCGGTATTGACGTTCAACGAGAACCCGTGCATGGTCGTGGAATTTTTTACCTGTACACCGATTGCTGCAACCTTATCCCTTCCCACCCAAACACCGGGATATCCTTCAATCCTCTTCCCCTCTATGTTAAATCTGCCTAGAACGGCGATGAGCGCTTCTTCAAGAAGGTGGACATAAGACCGGACCCTCAGTTTAAAATCCCTAATGTTAATTATAGGATAACCCACCAGTTGACCGGGACCGTGAAAGGTAACATCTCCGCCACGTCCGACCCGGTAAACCTCGATTCCCCGCGCTTTGAGCTCCTGCTCGGAAAAAAGAATATTGCTCTCCTTAGCAAATCTGCCCATGGTAATCACCGGCCGGTCGTGCTCAATGAGCAGTAAAAATCCCCTTTTCCCTTCACCATTCGAGAGAACTATCCGGTGAAGCTCTCTCTGAATGTCGAGCCCGAACGAATAATCGGCCCGTTCCAGATAGAACCACTCCAGAGCATCACTCCGGCACTCGGTCTTATCGGAATTGATTATAGTAGGGGAGTGTTTTTTATCCAAGCTTGTCCCGCCTAGTTAATTTGAATATAATGCTTCTTCAGAGTAAGACGAATGAGAAAAGGTAACACCAATAGAATAAATTATATCGAATTAAACAAAAGAATCTCAAAAAACGAAATAAGTCCGGTTTATGTCTTCAGCGGAAACCAAGCCTACCCGATGGCCGAAGCCCTAGAAAACCTTAAGGCTAAAGTTCTCGGCCAGTCTTCTGATTTTAACCTCTCCATTTTTTTTGGAGATTCCGCCACGGCAAGAGACATAATCAATACAGCCCGGACCCATCCCATGCTCTATAAAATGAGGCTGGTTACGGTCAAGGGGGCAGACAAGCTCTCCTCCCATGAGCTCAAGTTACTGGAGGAATACCTCTCTCAGCCTAGCCCCTTTACCTGTCTGGTTTTGACCTTTACCGAAGAGAAGAAACTGAGCCTGGGAGACAAGGAACATGTAGTTTTCGTCGACTTCACCCTGAACACAAATGAATTACGCAAGGTAATAAAGGATGATGTCAAAAAGTCGGGTTATGATATCACCGGGGAGGCTATCGAGACCCTGGTCTCACTGGTTGGAGAGGACCTGCAGGATATTCATACCGAGACCGAAAAGCTTAAGCTGCTCACGATGGATAAAAAGAGGATCGAGGCCGTGGATGTGGAGAGGTTAACGGAAAAAGTCCGATTTGAAGACGTATTCCAGTTGACAAACGCCGTATTAAACAAGGATAAAAAAAGGGCGCTAAAAATACTTTTGGACCTTGAGTCAAAAAACGAGGAGCCTATTTCTGTATTGAACGCTTTAAGCAGGCGATTCCGGCTGCTCTGGAAGGCAAAAGAACTCTTGGAGGAAAAGGCGAGCCAAAGCACCATCTTGAAAGAGCTCAAGGTTTCTCCCGGTGCGCTTTTCTACATAAGACAGGAGGTACAGAGCCTCCATTACCAGGACATGAAACGTATTAACATAATTCTTAGCGAGGTAGACGGTAAACTCAAGAGGAGTTATGCTCCCAGAAACATGAGCCTGACCAAGCTTGTTCTGGAACTTTGCAAATAGTTTAAATTCTGTAGGGTGTGGTTGGGGCTAGGTTGACGGGCTTTTCTCTAGCTCGAAAACCCTTTTTGACAGGCGGCCGATGCTTCTCGACGCTGTTTTTTTATGGATAATGCCCTTTGAAGCAGCCTTATCCAGGGCTGCAATCGTCGTCTTTAAAAATTCCTTCGATTTCGCCAAGTCCTTTTCTTCTATCGCCGAATTCAGGTCCTTCGCGAGCGACTTCAGGGTAGAGCGTACATGCATGTTTCTAGCTTTCCTCTTCAAGCTCTGGCGATGCTTCTTTATTGCTGAACGGATTCTTTTGGCCATCTCGGTACTCCCAATTCCTCGAAATCAGTGCAGATATTTTGCCGGTATTAAGGGATTTGTCAAATTTTTACGTGACCATCTCACTTAAACCTCGAACCAAATTATGGTATAGTCCAGTTTTAACTTAGGAGGTCCCGATATGAAATTCTTCCTGGACACGGCTAACCTGGATGAAATAAGAGATGCAGCCAGCTATGGGGTGTTAGACGGAGTCACAACCAACCCGACACTGGTGGCAAAAGAGGGGGAACAGAGAGAGTTTAAAGAACTGGTGAGGGAAATATGCGAGATAGTGAACGGCCCGGTGAGCGCCGAGGTGATAAGCACCGATATAGAAAGGATGCTCGACGAAGCAAGGGAGCTGGCCGATATACATCCCCATGTAGTGGTTAAAATGCCCCTGACCGAAGACGGTATAAAGGCAACCAAAAGGGTCTCGGATGAAGGAATTCGGGTAAACGTCACACTGGTCTTCTCTCCTTCCCAGGCCCTTATCGCCGCAAAGGCAGGAGCCGCTTACGTAAGCCCTTTTGTGGGAAGGCTTGACGACGTTTCAAACATCGGAATGGATATAGTGAGAGACATCATCCAAATTTATAAAAACTATGATTATCCCACCGAGGTCCTGGTCGCAAGCGTGCGCCACCCCATTCACGTGGTGGAGGCAGCGAAGGTTGGCGCCCATGTTGCTACCATGCCGTATAAAATATTCAAGCAACTGGTGAAGCACCCGCTCACCGATGTGGGACTGGAAAGGTTCTTAGCCGATTGGAAAAACCTAAAGAAGTGAAGGATTTTCAAGTTCAGAGTTCAGAGTAAATGATTGATTGTAATTCTTTAACTCTAAACT encodes the following:
- a CDS encoding YdcF family protein, whose translation is MRLKILLITTLALMVLGVVNFRGTILESVGQYLITEDPLEKADAIILLGGSVPDRTLEAIDIYKGGYAPLIVFTMGPKPEGYDELTKRGIKLAEGHDFSKLIALKLGVPESDLVIIEKRADSTYSELEIIYDDFLKKKGIKSVILVTSKPHSTRASIIFNHVTRGEVKLITRPSKYDRYDPKKWWAERDYRRQTVFEYQKLLHHYLFDLGTESNRTSSP
- a CDS encoding polysaccharide biosynthesis/export family protein, with protein sequence MISSEKFISLSRYLLFMPFLLISCVGGKDLPGSLPKQAGIESAQEIKELNSKLILQGAPAPVSPADYLIGPADLLEIKVFESEKLTSTVRVSSRGQVTLPLLGNIDVVDLTAREVEEKIEGLLKQGRYINDPHVSVFIKEHKSKLISVIGYVNEPGSYELLGRQTILDALAAARGLGDKAGRTVYVTRTEETGRQAYMVDLEELLLKGSDGINLALKPGDIIYVPEAGTVFVEGAVRHPGSFPIEEGSTTVSQSIALAGGPTTYASTSDIKLIRYLGNGAREIMQLDLKQIQEGEAEDPIIRDRDAVVVGASSAKRILYGLRLNFLLGLVGVGYDPPERYYYGGN
- the ndk gene encoding nucleoside-diphosphate kinase; translation: MERTLSIVKPDGVSKNLVGEVIRRFENGGLRVIALKMVNLTKAEAEGFYAVHRERPFFHSLTEFMSSGPCVVMVLEGKNAISRVRETMGATDPEKAAAGTIRRDFASNIERNIVHGSDSPESASFEICYFFNCLEICER
- a CDS encoding O-antigen ligase family protein — its product is MKSRSEIMVFKIIDKLIYFFALSLLIFSPFPIGSVEPWAIFVLQTQAFLLFLAWLLYSFQDSSQYNISIKNLLPLLLFLALCLLQIVPLPESILGVLSDKSLGIWRESNSLLASLGFSSLKNTVTISLYPNATWRETLLLLSYIAFGFVISKKFTTENKIRTLLYPLLAVSIFQAAYGIYQYLLDIRNSAYPDLISATGSFVNRNHFAGYLEMSIPIALGYALSLGAWQDSKRRSLFRTWISSDHLYKQALLLFLVGIMLLALILSKSRMGIISAMLSLAFFFVTYYGLKRDKIKIGWMLVFVVAVALLYGLWIGLYPVFERFLQIEGDAPGRILVWKDSLNAVKDFPLFGTGFGTFSYVYPLYKNSMEQAFVYSYAHNDYLQLMVETGLIGFALLLTALLLLIFNSLRSLKGFSEQGDYSRFFLGLGALTGIISILIHSLADFNLHIPANALYFAFLIGLLAAVCDRNPSVEVIERVRVKRKRRRRIDYYGGELNTST
- the rpsT gene encoding 30S ribosomal protein S20, which codes for MAKRIRSAIKKHRQSLKRKARNMHVRSTLKSLAKDLNSAIEEKDLAKSKEFLKTTIAALDKAASKGIIHKKTASRSIGRLSKRVFELEKSPST
- a CDS encoding polysaccharide biosynthesis tyrosine autokinase — its product is MEEANKRELMEYRGREIKEREDFLLSTEVRREYESYIEDDIRLKDYLDVLLRRKWIVISCLAISIVTVAIASLVMDPVYKAEATIEISPENPKITTFEEVVEVESRQNEFYETQYKLITSRSLARDVINFIQLGSHPDFSGKGQGFFHFLKDKAARAASAVSRFLSRRKEETDPVKRRMAREEELIDAFLSRLKVEPDKRSRLVQINFESSDPELTARAVNTLVDKYIEWVVERKVGMTKAARDFLDKQLQQIKIKLERAEEELGQFAKGVDIFSLENNEKLSPTYQQLVDLSEALSQAEAERFSKEAFYNEVRSGNYEFLPQVVGDELFRSLSKQYAELSAEYENKAIIYGPNYPDLKQLAAQSKKLENAIEMRVSGIAESIKKDYQAALEREKIIKQRVEEQKKLVSNLNEKAVQYRILEREVSTNKSIYENLLQRLKETEVTSGIKSTNIQVVDYASTPLVAYKPNILFNLLITTLIGLLGGVFLAFIVEHFDNTIKDEEEVKRRYSIPFLGAVPLVSDENALQDTEKTVYLNPMSIVSEAFRVIRTSILYSSPDHAPRSLLVTSTQPLEGKTTSASNLALSMVQSGLKVVLVDGDLRKPRLHKLFLSNGNAFGLSTYLVGKMELSGVISKANVEGLDLIPSGPIPPNPAELLGSRRMKELIDCLLQEYDQVIIDAPPITGFADSRLLSRSVDGVLIVTSVGITQRQPLRSCIEEILRVGGRIIGTIVNRLETGRNKYGYSYYYYYSDDQGDKHSASRQRRNKKLFLKGKVGKRKSDSSFFS
- the lipB gene encoding lipoyl(octanoyl) transferase LipB, translating into MDKKHSPTIINSDKTECRSDALEWFYLERADYSFGLDIQRELHRIVLSNGEGKRGFLLLIEHDRPVITMGRFAKESNILFSEQELKARGIEVYRVGRGGDVTFHGPGQLVGYPIINIRDFKLRVRSYVHLLEEALIAVLGRFNIEGKRIEGYPGVWVGRDKVAAIGVQVKNSTTMHGFSLNVNTDLSYFSIIVPCGIRDMGVTSMEKALGKGISVKEVVPIFAEEFGRIFQTTIKTTNGLPLG
- the holA gene encoding DNA polymerase III subunit delta, which translates into the protein MRKGNTNRINYIELNKRISKNEISPVYVFSGNQAYPMAEALENLKAKVLGQSSDFNLSIFFGDSATARDIINTARTHPMLYKMRLVTVKGADKLSSHELKLLEEYLSQPSPFTCLVLTFTEEKKLSLGDKEHVVFVDFTLNTNELRKVIKDDVKKSGYDITGEAIETLVSLVGEDLQDIHTETEKLKLLTMDKKRIEAVDVERLTEKVRFEDVFQLTNAVLNKDKKRALKILLDLESKNEEPISVLNALSRRFRLLWKAKELLEEKASQSTILKELKVSPGALFYIRQEVQSLHYQDMKRINIILSEVDGKLKRSYAPRNMSLTKLVLELCK
- the fsa gene encoding fructose-6-phosphate aldolase, encoding MKFFLDTANLDEIRDAASYGVLDGVTTNPTLVAKEGEQREFKELVREICEIVNGPVSAEVISTDIERMLDEARELADIHPHVVVKMPLTEDGIKATKRVSDEGIRVNVTLVFSPSQALIAAKAGAAYVSPFVGRLDDVSNIGMDIVRDIIQIYKNYDYPTEVLVASVRHPIHVVEAAKVGAHVATMPYKIFKQLVKHPLTDVGLERFLADWKNLKK